Part of the Paenibacillus terrae HPL-003 genome is shown below.
TCGTCTCTATGGTTTCTGTCTGCTGTCTCAGTTCATGAAACCCTTCAACATTGTTGATATCCAGTGATTTATATTCAAAATGCTCGGCAAATGCCTGCCATTCTTGATCGTTTTCTGCCTTATAACGGCTAAACTCCTGTATCGATGCGTACAGGTCATTACGGAATTCTTCCTCTGTGCGAGGGCGTCTCGCTACGCCAATAACGGCAAAATCCTCACCCAGCTTCCCTTCGCGGTACAAGCTGTAGATCGCAGGAAAAAGCTTGCGGCGGGCCAAATCGCCCGTAGCACCAAAAATAAATAACACAGCGCCTTGCGTCACAACAGATTCATTATTAGTTATGTCAGCCATGAAGTACCTCATTCTTCCCATGACAAGATTCCGCTTCCACAACCCTCGAAATCCGCATGTAGTATTGTGTATATTTATTCAAGATCATACTTGATTTTCGACAAACATGGAACTGAAGATTTGATGACATTTTAGCATATTCAGCATGGATAAGCTATCCGATGAATCATAAATTTACCTTATAAGTCAGTATTCTATCGTAATCAACGGAAAACCGATCGTAATACGCGTATCCTGATGCTCCTCATCTTCATGCACAGCCATCTGCATATGCACCTGATGCTCACCACTTTGAACTGCCAGGGGCAGCTTCGGTGCTTCATAGGATACAGCCACTGTCGTCGCATCTGTATATCTTTCTTTTGCCTTAATGGACAAGCTTCCTGCTAAACGTGTCTCTGTCAGCTTCATCAGTTTGTCCACGGGCTCATCTGAATGCAGCGAATGCTGAATGGACGTATTCCATACTGCTTGTACTCCCACAGCCGCCAATTGTTCAGCACAAAGCTCATGCAGCCGGATTAACTGCTCACGTCCTGCATTGCTACTCTCGAGTTGAACGACCGTATACCATTGACCGGCTAGCTGCTCCATCACGTTTAAGCGGATTTTCAGTTCTCCGCTACTGCCAACAGATCGATACACCGTGTGTCCATTTTCCTCAACCTTGCTTACGGCGGGAATATTCAATTGATCAGCTATCCGGGCAGCCATGGCTGCCGGATCATCACCGTAAGAAGTCCAGTCACCTTGCCATTTCACAACCAGCTTATCCAGTGTACCAGGAGCCAGATCCGAGACGGTCAATACAGAGCGCAAGTCCGCTCCTGCCTTGAGGGAATCATCTCCGGTAGCTTGAAACGTCCCGTAACGCCAGCCTACCAGTAACAGCAACGTCCCGAACACCGCGATAGCAACAATCCCTTTTTTAATGACCTCTGCTTTTAACATCATGGTTCCTCCCGCTCCACAAGCATCCGATTCCTGCTGGCACATTCTAGATGTTTATTCGGCTGGCTTGGATTCTATCAATCTATCAATAGCTTTCCCGTTGCAAGAGGTTTTATACACGCAAGAAGCAGAAGTCCATCTTTTAAAAATATTCGTTACCTGCTGGGTGTTCAACCATACATTATAGGCATCATGAGAATAGACTATGATCACAACGCATCTTACTCAGAAAGAGGTGAAATCATGTTTCCCATATATCCTGTAAATGAAGCCAATGTGGCACCTCACGGTGGACGTCTGGTCTGTGCTGTTCTGCATGACGGCACACGACATGTTGGCATTCTCAGCGGGTGTAGCAAAGGTAAGCTGATGCTGAACGGATATCCATCCTCCTTTTCTAACAGTTTCTATGCCGGAAACTATAATGACAAGGGAAAACAAGAACTCAAGAAGATATCCTCCAAAAAGAAAAAAAGAAATCCTAAAAACAAAGCAAATTCCTCTGCCAAAATAAGCAGTTTAGTCAAACCCCCTAGGGAGCCGCTGAGTTCGTCCCCTCCCTATGACACAGGTGGATTTGCTGGAAATGGTTACGGTAGCTATGGAAATGGTGGACCAGGCTATCGCGGCGGATACGGTGGATATGGATACGGAGCCGGACTTGCGCTGGATTTGGCCTTAATCGCCTTTCTGTTCTTACTTATTTAAATACCATTTTAAGGATCGAAAAAAACCGGAGAGCTCCTACAAGTCTCCGGTTCGTTGTATTTACCTATTTAATTTTGAACCTGTTCAGCAGCGTAAAATGGCTCCATTCTTTTGTATTTCATAGTATCAATCCGTTCTACACGCTACTCCGCTAATCCGTTTTTGTAGGCATAGATTGCCGCCTGTGTGCGGTCCTCTACCCCTAGCTTGGCCAAAAGGTTCGTGACATGAAATTTCACTGTCTTGATCCCGATGATCAGCTCATCTGCAATATCCTGATTGGATTTACCCTGTGCCAACAGCCGGAGCACTTCCATTTCACGATCCGTCAGTTCCGCATGCGCAGGAGCTTCAGCCTGCGGCTGGCGAAATCGATTCATCATTTTGGAAGCCACCTGCGATTCCAGCACGGACTGTCCGCGTGCCGCTGCACGGATCGCATCTGCAACCTCAGATGCACGGGACGTTTTGAGCAGATAGCTGAACGCGCCTGCTTCAATAACCGGATACATTTTCTCATCGTCCAAATAACTTGTCAGTACGATGACCTTCGCTTCTGGAAGCAGGCGTGTCACTTGGCGAGTCGTCTCAATTCCATCCATGCCGTCCATAACCAGATCCATTAAAATCACGTCCGGCTTGTATTCCGTAGCCAGTCGTATGCCTTCTTCCCCGCTCCCGGCCTCGCCTACCACTTCAATGCCTTCTTCCGTGCCCAACACCGCCGCCAGACCAATCCGTACCATTTCATGGTCGTCTACCAGTAGTACGCTAATCGGCAATTCCGTTTCCATGATCATCGTTCCTTCCGCTTTCATCATTTATAACCGGCACCGATACCTCAATTCGTGTTCCTTTCCCCGGAGCCGTTATATACTGGATAGCTCCCCCAATCTCACTGACCCGCTCTTGCATCGTGGATAAACCATACGAAGTCTGCTTTTTCTCATCCAGCTCGAATCCAATTCCGTTATCCCTAATCGTTAATCGAACCGAATCCGGGCGTTGCACGATACGAATCTCCATGCGGCTTGCTTTGGCATGACGCAACGTATTAGACATAGCTTCCTGAACGATGCGAAACAAATGGTTCTCAATGCCTTTAACCAACTGTACTCCGCTCTCCATCTCAAAATCAATCTCCATGGGAACCTTGGCCTGCAATTCCTGTATCAAATCACGCAATCCCTGTTCCAGCCGCTTGCCTTCCAGATAGACAGGTCGTAAATGAAGCAGCAACGCCCTCATTTCGGATTGCGCCACCGAGGACATTTCCTCAATCAATGCAACCTGACGCTGCGCCTTATCAAAATCCTTATCCAGCGTCCTGCCTACAGCCGTCGCCGTCATCGAAATGGCGAACAATTGCTGCGACACTGCATCATGTAGCTCCCTCGCCAATCGTTGCCTTTCCTCGACAATCGCGGTCATTCTCGCCTGCTCTGCCAGTTGTGCATTGTTAGTGGACAAGCGCTGCAAAGAAGTAACCTGCTCTTGCCATTTGCGCCCGATTCGCTCCAGT
Proteins encoded:
- a CDS encoding YwmB family TATA-box binding protein, giving the protein MLKAEVIKKGIVAIAVFGTLLLLVGWRYGTFQATGDDSLKAGADLRSVLTVSDLAPGTLDKLVVKWQGDWTSYGDDPAAMAARIADQLNIPAVSKVEENGHTVYRSVGSSGELKIRLNVMEQLAGQWYTVVQLESSNAGREQLIRLHELCAEQLAAVGVQAVWNTSIQHSLHSDEPVDKLMKLTETRLAGSLSIKAKERYTDATTVAVSYEAPKLPLAVQSGEHQVHMQMAVHEDEEHQDTRITIGFPLITIEY
- a CDS encoding response regulator; this encodes METELPISVLLVDDHEMVRIGLAAVLGTEEGIEVVGEAGSGEEGIRLATEYKPDVILMDLVMDGMDGIETTRQVTRLLPEAKVIVLTSYLDDEKMYPVIEAGAFSYLLKTSRASEVADAIRAAARGQSVLESQVASKMMNRFRQPQAEAPAHAELTDREMEVLRLLAQGKSNQDIADELIIGIKTVKFHVTNLLAKLGVEDRTQAAIYAYKNGLAE
- a CDS encoding sensor histidine kinase, with protein sequence MNHKKTSNMVTRSMGEGILLCVVVGVVVFYMLYTYGYVKSFPTWGMILKFVGAVVMVLIGTGAIYGFYESYRFKSRLERLRETLLMWEKGTPARELPPLGHDELGRLGEQLERIGRKWQEQVTSLQRLSTNNAQLAEQARMTAIVEERQRLARELHDAVSQQLFAISMTATAVGRTLDKDFDKAQRQVALIEEMSSVAQSEMRALLLHLRPVYLEGKRLEQGLRDLIQELQAKVPMEIDFEMESGVQLVKGIENHLFRIVQEAMSNTLRHAKASRMEIRIVQRPDSVRLTIRDNGIGFELDEKKQTSYGLSTMQERVSEIGGAIQYITAPGKGTRIEVSVPVINDESGRNDDHGNGIAD